The stretch of DNA TGAGTTATATTTAAGTTCCACCCAGCTATGATTGCTTCATGCATTTCTAGTATACATAAGTTCTGGTTTTTTTGTCTCTTATGCTGATAAACTCTGCGCTCCGATTGACAGTGGCTATGCAGACCGTATTCATGAGTTACTGGATGTTTCACGTGAGCTATCTGGGGTTCGTGACAGATCAATGAGCCGAAATTCTTCTGCCAAAAATTATATTAGTGAGGCAAACTATATAGAATTTTCAGGTGTTAAGGTAATTATGATGGTGGGAGTATTATGCTCATTATTTTATCTGTTCGATACCAAGATATAAATAGAAGTTCGTTACAGGTGGTGACACCCTCTGGGAATGTCTTGGTTGATGATTTAACTCTCCGGGTGGAGTCGGGTTCTAATCTTTTGATCACTGGTAAGCTGTAACCTCTCTATCAAATATTTGCTCCCCTAGATCTGGTTCTAAGTCATGGCTGCAATGAAATTGAATCGATTGAATGTTTACACCTTCATTGCTAGAAGAAATGACGGTAATTTGATTGTTGCTTCTTCCATACACGGTATACATAAACCTCCTTTGTGCATTTGATAGTTGTGGGTTTAAAGTAGGATTTGTCAACTTCTGTTGATATTTCCTCATTACCATTAGTCAATCTATTCCCCTCATACAGGTTGGTGTTAGTTAGAAGCTGGTTATAGATCTTTGCCTAAAATCACCTCTCTTTCACTTGGGAAAAACTCTTAAAACCAGTGCTTTGACCCTAGATGCTTGGTCTTGATTTGTGGAGGGGTCACAGTTTAAATTGATCTTCTTTGTGGTCTGGTTAATTTTCCGGTTGTCAACCTTAGACAGATCATTTTAAATGTTTTGTTGGCTTAGACGTCATTTATTGGCCAGCCTTATCTTGAGAACTGCCTCAAAGTTTGTGTGCTTGAACTTGGTAGGGTGATGTCTCAAGCTCTTGATATTTAATTATTTATGTGTATGCCTGATGCTATATTTATGTCTTCCCTGTCTTTTCTGCCACTTTTACATGAAAATTGCAGGCATGGGAAATTAATATTTCTATGTGTCTGTGATGTTTATTTCAGGTCCCAACGGTAGTGGAAAAAGCTCTCTTTTCCGTGTTCTTGGGGGTCTGTGGCCACTTGTATCTGGCCACATTGTCAAACCTGGTGTTGGTTCTAATCTTAACAAGGAAATCTTTTATGTCCCCCAGCGACCATATACAGCTGTCGGAACACTTCGCGACCAGTTAATCTATCCACTTACAGCAGATCAGGAAACCGAACCACTTAGCTATGGTGGTATGGTGGATCTTCTAAAGAATGTAATTATACTCAAACCAATACGCTGGCCTTGTTCAGCTATACCCCACTCATTTTGTTTGTGTGCTTCTTTCTCCCGAACAAGTATTTAATAAACCTTTCTGGGGATCCTTAGTGTTgtcctttttttcttttgcagGTTGATCTAGAATACTTGCTAGAACGCTACCCTCTCGACAAGGAAGTTAACTGGGGTGATGAGTTGTCTCTTGGTGAGCAACAGAGATTGGGAATGGCGAGATTGTTCTACCATAAGCCCAAGTTTGCCATCCTGGATGAGTGTACTAGTGCTGTGACGACTGATATGGAAGAACGTTTCTGCAATAGGGTCCGAGCAATGGGCACGTCATGCATAACAATATCTCACCGACCAGCATTAGTTGCTTTTCATGATGTCGTTTTGTCCTTGGATGGTGAAGGAGGGTGGAAAGTTCAAGATAACAGGTTACGTTCATgattcttttcctttttttcttttcttcttttgacCTGTTGTCTCTAGAAGGCTGAACTTTGTGTGATCCTCTTGTTTTTGTAGAAATGGCTCCTTCCTTCCTACTGAATCGGAGTTTGATGCATTGAAGTCATCAGAAACTGACCGCAAATCTGACGCACTTGCTGTTCAAAGGGCTTTTAGTGCTAATACAAAGGTAGTTATGATTTCATAGTCTGTACTGCTACTATTGGTCTTCGTTGTGTCACTCTTTAACACATTCTATTACCAGGAAAATACTTTATCGGGCCCCAAGGAACATTCTTATTCAACACAGGTCATAGCTACTTCCCCCAATATGGAAATAGAATCCACAGAACAGCCACATCTGATCCCACAATTGCAGTGCTCGCCGAGACCTTTGCCTGTTAGAGTTGCTGCAATGTCTAAAATACTGGTACACAATTACATTTCCTAATTGATTAAGGGTTTTTATTAGATAGTTAATTCTAATGATTTTCTTGAATGTTTGGCAGGTTCCTAAAATCGTTGATAAGCAAGGGGCACAATTGCTTGCAGTTGCAGTACTTGTACTATCTCGGACTTGGATATCTGATCGTATAGCTTCACTGAATGGTTGGCTCCTCGTGTGTTTTCCTTTACTACAAGAACTGGAGCTGGCTGGTGTACAATTTTTGTAACAAGTTGCACCTCTTGACAGGGACTAGTGTTAAGTATGTCCTGGAGCAGGACAAGGCAGCCTTCATTCGATTGATCGGGACCAGTGTAATGCAAAGTGCTGCAAATTCAATTGTGGCACCATCACTGAGGTTAATTTGGACTTTTGGTTCCACTATTTTGAAATGCTTGACTGCTTGTCACGACGTTCTCTCTTAGCAAAGCACCCCGCACATTTTTTTAAATATTTACTATCTATTCAAATGTTTCATCTGAAACATTACTTTATGCTACCTCATGTGGTCTTCACCACAAGAATGAAAGTACTACTCATGCTTGCGTGTATTTAACTATTTTTAGAGTGGCAGTTCATTTTTCATAATTGATTACATGACCTGATTGAGTATTTCTTTACAGACACCTTACTTCAAAGATTGCTCTTGGATGGCGAATTCGCATGACCAACCATCTACTTGCATATTATTTGAAAAGAAATGCTTTTTACAAGGTAAATTACCTTAACAAAATGTGTAATTTGCAAGTCATTTGTTCCATTTTGCAGCAGTGTTTTCCCCTTATAACTGTTGCTAGCATTGTTCTGTCATGACAAtatttctgtttgaataaaagcTGAGCAGTTTGACCTTTCTTTTCCAGGTATTTAACATGACAGGCATGGAGATTGATGCAGACCAAAGAATAACACGTGATGTGGAGAAGTTGACGAATGATCTTGCTGGCTTAGTTACTGGAATGGTGAAACCATCAGTTGACATTCTTTGGTGAGTTCTTTGTGGCCTCATGTGTTGCTCCGGTGTTCTTTGGTTAATCAGGCTTTCATAGTTAAGCTACTGCTATTCTCCAGGTTTACATGGAGAATGAAGCTTTTATCTGGGAGAAGAGGAGTTGCTATTTTGTACGCATACATGTTGCTAGGGCTTGGTTTTCTAAGAGCCGTTTCCCCTGATTTCGGTGATCTTTCAAACCAAGAACAAGAACTTGAAAGTTCTTTCAGGTTAGTGATATAATTTGTTGGGTATTTGTGTATTTGGCTTTCTTATAGCATGATGAACTTCCAGTATTGACCTTCTAATATTTGTTGTTCAAGGTTCATGCACTCAAGACTGCGGACACATGCTGAGTCAATTGCTTTCTTTGGTGGTGGATCAAGGGAAAGAGCTGTGAGTTATTCCTACCACATGAACGCTCCTTCAGATTTATGAATTTTATGTATTGTGATTCTTATGTTCAATTTCCTATTTATTGTGCTAAATAATTATTCTGAATTTCAATTGAAATGCTAAATACTGAATGACTCATGTAATCACAAGCATAACTTATGTTGAAAAAGAAAGGATAAAAATACATTACATGTAGCTTCATCTGCACTTCTGGCACAGGATTTGTTAGTAAAAGTATATGGCCTCACATTGTCATTATTTTCTTATAAATCAGATGGTTGAAGCTAAGTTCGCAACTTTGCTCAACCACTCGAAGATTCTTTTGAGGAAAAGATGGCTTTATGGTATATTTGATGATTTCGTGACGAAGCAGCTGCCTCATAATGTGACATGGGGATTGAGTCTGTTATATGCTTTGGAACACAAGGGGGACCGAGCTTTGACTTCAACACAAGGTTGGTAAATCTTGAAACCGACCCATTTTATCGATATTATTTTGCATACAGTTTTACAATATGTTCTCATTTTGAAATTGCAGGAGAGTTAGCACATGCCCTGCGGTTCTTGGCATCTGTAGTGTCGCAAAGTTTCATAGCTTTTGGTGACATTCTCGAGTTGCATaagaaattccttgaactttctGGTGGTGTCAATAGGATCTTTGAACTCGAGGAGCTTCTAAAGGCATCTCAAAGCAGTAAGTTTCAATTCACTGCAAACTCTAGTGCCTCATATGCTTGAGTCAGAAACCTATGTCATTTGAATATAAAATGATATTGCATATCAGCAGCATAACTCCTATTTTGGTCAACCATTGTGCAACCTGCCACAAGCTCTTGAACTGAAATTATGAACACTAACCGCCCATATGATAAAATTTTATGTGAGCATGTTCAGTCTAGTATCATAAGAGTCAACCTTCTTATTTTGCAACTTTGTCCAACTATGTAATGTCATCACTGTAATTTTTGATACAAAAAATTCTTGAGTGGAGGAAAAATTGAAAATCACTGTGTACTGGAATTTCTCTGGACAATGCAAAAAACTGTCAGTTTTAGTTGGCAAATCTGGGCATCTGGCTACTCAATATTCTTTAGTGCAACATCTGCTGTTCTGTAAAACTATTAACTGTCCATAACTGGTTAAGAGGTACCACCATTACTGATTGTAGAAACCTTGGTAGTAATCATATGATATTGTTGACCACCTTGACCACAGCTGGAAATTAGTTCATCAAATTTGTAAGATGCTGAATTGTTTTGTTCATAATCAGTTGATGATGTTATCGAAGTTAAAAGGTTTTAGCCTTTTGGCATCTTGATGCTATGAATTGTACCTGGATATGACACTGTTGTTTTTCTAGATGCTGTCATGCCCTCAAATGTTATCAGTGTGCCATCTGAAGAAACTATTTCCTTCCGTAATGTGGATATTGTGACCCCATCGCAAAAGCTACTGGCTAGCCAATTGTCTTGTGATGTGTCTCAAGGAAAAAGCCTTCTTGTCACTGGTATGTGATCTGACCGCTTCTGCTTGGCTTTATTTAGCACCATGCCAACATTGTTTCTCTAATATATGTAATTATTTCTTCTGAAGGTCCAAACGGCAGTGGCAAGAGTTCCATTTTTAGGGTGCTCCAAAGTTTGTGGCCTGTAGCTTCCGGAAGGCTCACCGTGCCATCTGAAGGGATATTTCACGTTCCTCAGCGCCCATATACTTGCCTTGGAACCTTGAGAGATCAGATCATATATCCTCTCTCACGTGAGGAGGCAGAGTTGAAGATGCTTACATTGTCCAAAACAAGTAAGTGTTACCTAACTCTGCAAAGGCAAACATCTAGCTGTCGACTTCAGCCTCTGTATTCAACGTGCGAAACACACATTTATAAAAACCTTGTGTACTAAAATTCGAAGGAATGCACCAATATAACGCGTTTCTTAGATGAAGCTTTAATTCAAAGTGGTCTGTGCTAGTTGATGGTATTTTAAAAGAAGTTTTAATATGTTGACCTTACCCTGTATTGTTATGAGCAAAGGTTTATATTGATTTGTAGTGACATGACACCATAAACCTTGGCGATGTAGGTGACAGGTCTAGATCGCTGGACGATCACCTGAGGACAATTCTAGAGAATGTTCGCTTGGTCTATCTTCTCGAAAGAGAAGGTTGGGATGCTACTCCCAATTGGGAAGACATTTTGTCCTTGGGAGAACAGCAGAGGCTAGGCATGGTCAGTGGTTATATGCTCACAGTTTGTTTCAAGCTATCTCTGTACCTTTATGCGAACCAAACGGCGTATTAACTTGAAATGACTGTTATCTTTCCAGGCCCGCCTGTTCTTTCACTCTCCTAAGTTTGGCATCCTTGACGAGTGCACCAAGTACGTGTTGTATCACGCTATATTTTGTACTCCCATTTCGTTTGTCAATCTCTACTAAAAAATCTTGTATGCTCACCGCAGTGCTACGAGTGTCGATGTCGAGGAGCATTTGTACAGGCTAGCAACTGACATGGGTATAACTGTGGTCACTTCCTCCCAAGTAAGTACTTTATTCATCAATTTATCCTCCCGAGCCTCTGCAAGTTAACACAAGCACCGCTGGGTATCGGATCTGATTTCCTTGTCCCACGGGATTTCGTTTCGAGCTCCCTTGTTTTGGCCCCTCGTGGTCGCGTCTTTCTAAATGTGAaactctgtgtgtgtgtgtgtgtgtgtgtgtgtgtgtgtgtgatgctGAAGCCTTCTCTCATCTTTTTCACAGAGGCCTGCTCTCATACCCTTCCATTCGTTGGAACTGAAACTCATCGACGGCGAAGGGAAGTGGGAGCTGTGTTCAATCAACCAATAGTCACTGCCTGTCGCCCTAATTTTTGACCGGCTTTAGCTACTCTCAGCTGTATACTGACTTACAGTACAAATAGTCATTAGCTGCTGCTTCAACAAACAGAGGCTGCCTGTAGAAGCCAGGGAGGCATGCAGCACCCAATTGGAGATAGATCAGAACAATATACATACATGGGTTGTAGGAGGGAaatgttttttttcttctttccaAGGAGGATAGTATGGTATATAATCTTGTTCTCATACAGAATACACAGCGAGATGACATTTGCCGCCGAAATCAGATGGTGGTGGGTGTAACGATTATTTGTATAAACACGGGCGCGAAGCGTGCCCCCTTGTAAATGGCAACTAGTTCAAATCCATCTTCCTGATGATGCCTTTGTCTTGCACTGTGCTTTTAGTTCTGCGTCGACCGAGTCGCCTTCTGATTAGGGATCTCTTCTGTTTGGGGTGTTGCCACATCGATTTTGTGATGAGTTCATACCTAAAGCAAATTCGGAATGGTTTCACAATTCATCGTTTAGTACTGTCAAATTGTTGCAACCTGTGCATCTTTCTCCTTTGGCAGCGAAAAGCTTCATTGCCGGAAAGGCAGATAGTATAGTTGAGTATGAATATGGACTTGGTTTCCACGTCTGGACTCGACTTGTATCTTCTGTTTGCAATGGGAGAAAAAATTCGGGATCGTCGCGGGAGCTGAACTGTTTCTTGACAAATTTTGGCAAAATTTCGAATGTCAAAAACTCATGCACACCCATGATAATAAGCTCATATATTACACTCAGAAAATAAGAAGCATGCTGAAGAAgatactacgagggagagacttGCTGggagaggaggacgaggaggccCTGGGGCCCGACGAGGATCTCGCTGAGGAAGCTGACGAGGCCGAACCAGACGACCGGCGTGACGTCGACGCCGCCCAGCGGCGGGATGACCCGGCGGGTGGCGGCGAGGATGGGCTCCGTGGGCGCGTAGGCCACCACGTAGGGGAACTTGGTGACCGGCAGCCTCGGGTACCACGACATGACGATCCGCGCCACGAACAGGAACCCCACCGCCGACAGCGCCGGCCCCGCCACCCCGATCACCACCTTCGCCGTCGCCGGGTCCAGCTCCCCCAGCACCACCGCCGCCCTGTACAGCGATTGCTCGTACGCCGCCGGAGAGGTCGCGGCGTGGCACGGCAGGGCGGCGGCGCTGCTGCTCACCGCCGCTGCCGCCAGGGGTAGGACATGGCCGTGGGCTCCTCTGGCCGGCTCGCTCCCTTCCGGCCGCCGTGTCTCGAGGTTCTGATTGATTGGAAAGAAATGAAAAAGAAGCAGCGTGTGAGAGACGATGGATGGAGCTCGCTCTCCATGAACAGTAAGCAACCAAGAACCAGCCGTCCGACCTTGCTGCCGcggccgccggcgccggcgaCGACGCAGCCCCGCCCCCGCGCCGTTGAGGGCCCTCCCCTCGCCGGAGATAGCAACACCGACGGCTTGAGCATGGAGGCCTCCATGAGAGGCAGAGAAAAACAGAGGAGAGGAGGGAAGCAGCAACAGCGGCTCGTGGCCGTGGCCTTTTCCTGCTCTCCGAGGATAAGGcagaaaaaaaaaggaaaaactagACGAAGAGGAAGGGCCGGGAACTCTTCTTGGGCTCATTCTACCGGGTCTCCAGTGGACGACGGCCCGGTCCGAGCCCAGCGTGG from Triticum urartu cultivar G1812 chromosome 3, Tu2.1, whole genome shotgun sequence encodes:
- the LOC125546277 gene encoding protein COFACTOR ASSEMBLY OF COMPLEX C SUBUNIT B CCB3, chloroplastic, with the protein product MEASMLKPSVLLSPARGGPSTARGRGCVVAGAGGRGSKNLETRRPEGSEPARGAHGHVLPLAAAAVSSSAAALPCHAATSPAAYEQSLYRAAVVLGELDPATAKVVIGVAGPALSAVGFLFVARIVMSWYPRLPVTKFPYVVAYAPTEPILAATRRVIPPLGGVDVTPVVWFGLVSFLSEILVGPQGLLVLLSQQVSPS
- the LOC125546273 gene encoding ABC transporter D family member 1-like isoform X3, whose protein sequence is MSSLQLLQLTEHGRNLFSSRRRTLAVVSGALLAGGTLAYAQSGRRRKHREENHSNDGNAHTRSKEGISQNGVDGKVVKTRKKKNLLKSLHFLAAILLKKIGPSGTNYLLGLMLTAVLRTAIGHRLAKVQGYLFKSAFLRRVPAFTRLIIENLLLCFLQSTVYQTSKYLTGSLSLRFKKILTDLIHADYFENMVYYKISHVDHRISNPEQRIASDIPKFCAGLSDLVQDDLIAVADGLIYIWRICSYASPKYVLWILAYVLGAGGTIRKFSPSFGKLKAMEQQLEGEYRQVHSRLRTHAESVAFYGGENREESHIMQRFQALVRHVNVVLHENWWFGMIQDFLLKYLGATVGVILIVEPFFAGDLKPDTSTLGRAEMLSNLRYHTSVIISLFQSLGTLSTSSRRLNLLSGYADRIHELLDVSRELSGVRDRSMSRNSSAKNYISEANYIEFSGVKVVTPSGNVLVDDLTLRVESGSNLLITGPNGSGKSSLFRVLGGLWPLVSGHIVKPGVGSNLNKEIFYVPQRPYTAVGTLRDQLIYPLTADQETEPLSYGGMVDLLKNVDLEYLLERYPLDKEVNWGDELSLGEQQRLGMARLFYHKPKFAILDECTSAVTTDMEERFCNRVRAMGTSCITISHRPALVAFHDVVLSLDGEGGWKVQDNRNGSFLPTESEFDALKSSETDRKSDALAVQRAFSANTKENTLSGPKEHSYSTQVIATSPNMEIESTEQPHLIPQLQCSPRPLPVRVAAMSKILVPKIVDKQGAQLLAVAVLVLSRTWISDRIASLNGTSVKYVLEQDKAAFIRLIGTSVMQSAANSIVAPSLRHLTSKIALGWRIRMTNHLLAYYLKRNAFYKVFNMTGMEIDADQRITRDVEKLTNDLAGLVTGMVKPSVDILWFTWRMKLLSGRRGVAILYAYMLLGLGFLRAVSPDFGDLSNQEQELESSFRFMHSRLRTHAESIAFFGGGSRERAMVEAKFATLLNHSKILLRKRWLYGIFDDFVTKQLPHNVTWGLSLLYALEHKGDRALTSTQGELAHALRFLASVVSQSFIAFGDILELHKKFLELSGGVNRIFELEELLKASQSNAVMPSNVISVPSEETISFRNVDIVTPSQKLLASQLSCDVSQGKSLLVTGPNGSGKSSIFRVLQSLWPVASGRLTVPSEGIFHVPQRPYTCLGTLRDQIIYPLSREEAELKMLTLSKTSDRSRSLDDHLRTILENVRLVYLLEREGWDATPNWEDILSLGEQQRLGMARLFFHSPKFGILDECTNATSVDVEEHLYRLATDMGITVVTSSQVSTLLGCCHIDFVMSSYLKQIRNGFTIHRLGPTACVGVFVASGSIHESPESTGATHLLEKLAFKDTAHRSHMQIVQEVEATGGNVGASASREQMVYSYDTLKAYIPQAVEVLLDSVRNPLFVQDEVDRQLALTREEVHAVQKNPEKFLQEVLNLVGYEGAIANPLIAPEEALGIINADIIRKFYHENFTADRVVLAASGVDHQQLLDVAEPLLSDWHKGSPMETPKSTYTGGDFRHKAESDMTHVALAFEVPGGWLKERDATIMTVIQTLMGGGGSFSSGGPGKGMHSRLYLRVLTKYHDVQSFSAFSNVYDSTGLFGIYLTTPPDFVAKAVDVAVQELIAIATPGQVTEVELTRAKNSTISSVLMNLESRVIVAEDIGRQLLTYGSRKPIDHFLQCMEELTLDDITAFAKMLLSSQPTMASYGDVDKVPPYEFVSKRFQRFR
- the LOC125546273 gene encoding ABC transporter D family member 1-like isoform X1; the protein is MSSLQLLQLTEHGRNLFSSRRRTLAVVSGALLAGGTLAYAQSGRRRKHREENHSNDGNAHTRSKEGISQNGVDGKVVKTRKKKNLLKSLHFLAAILLKKIGPSGTNYLLGLMLTAVLRTAIGHRLAKVQGYLFKSAFLRRVPAFTRLIIENLLLCFLQSTVYQTSKYLTGSLSLRFKKILTDLIHADYFENMVYYKISHVDHRISNPEQRIASDIPKFCAGLSDLVQDDLIAVADGLIYIWRICSYASPKYVLWILAYVLGAGGTIRKFSPSFGKLKAMEQQLEGEYRQVHSRLRTHAESVAFYGGENREESHIMQRFQALVRHVNVVLHENWWFGMIQDFLLKYLGATVGVILIVEPFFAGDLKPDTSTLGRAEMLSNLRYHTSVIISLFQSLGTLSTSSRRLNLLSGYADRIHELLDVSRELSGVRDRSMSRNSSAKNYISEANYIEFSGVKVVTPSGNVLVDDLTLRVESGSNLLITGPNGSGKSSLFRVLGGLWPLVSGHIVKPGVGSNLNKEIFYVPQRPYTAVGTLRDQLIYPLTADQETEPLSYGGMVDLLKNVDLEYLLERYPLDKEVNWGDELSLGEQQRLGMARLFYHKPKFAILDECTSAVTTDMEERFCNRVRAMGTSCITISHRPALVAFHDVVLSLDGEGGWKVQDNRNGSFLPTESEFDALKSSETDRKSDALAVQRAFSANTKENTLSGPKEHSYSTQVIATSPNMEIESTEQPHLIPQLQCSPRPLPVRVAAMSKILVPKIVDKQGAQLLAVAVLVLSRTWISDRIASLNGTSVKYVLEQDKAAFIRLIGTSVMQSAANSIVAPSLRHLTSKIALGWRIRMTNHLLAYYLKRNAFYKVFNMTGMEIDADQRITRDVEKLTNDLAGLVTGMVKPSVDILWFTWRMKLLSGRRGVAILYAYMLLGLGFLRAVSPDFGDLSNQEQELESSFRFMHSRLRTHAESIAFFGGGSRERAMVEAKFATLLNHSKILLRKRWLYGIFDDFVTKQLPHNVTWGLSLLYALEHKGDRALTSTQGELAHALRFLASVVSQSFIAFGDILELHKKFLELSGGVNRIFELEELLKASQSNAVMPSNVISVPSEETISFRNVDIVTPSQKLLASQLSCDVSQGKSLLVTGPNGSGKSSIFRVLQSLWPVASGRLTVPSEGIFHVPQRPYTCLGTLRDQIIYPLSREEAELKMLTLSKTSDRSRSLDDHLRTILENVRLVYLLEREGWDATPNWEDILSLGEQQRLGMARLFFHSPKFGILDECTNATSVDVEEHLYRLATDMGITVVTSSQRPALIPFHSLELKLIDGEGKWELCSINQ